Below is a genomic region from Streptomyces ferrugineus.
CTCGTGGACGGTGTACTTCCAGTCGCCGGACGTGGACGCCACGGCGAAGGCGGCCGAGCAGGCGCACGGCTCGGTGATGGTACAGCCCATGGATGTGCTGGACCTGGGCCGCATGGCGATCCTCGCCGACAAGGCCGGTGTCACCTTCGGTCTGTGGCAGCCCGGCATCACCAAGGGCCTGGACCTCGTCCAGGAGCCCGGCTCGCTGTGCTGGCTGGAGCTGTACACCCCGGACGTACCGGCCGCGGCGGGGTTCTACAACGCGACGCTGGGCATGGAGACCTTCGCCCTGGACTTCTACGGCGGCACGTACACCACGTTCAGCCCCGGCGGGCAGGGGGAGGACGCCATGTTCGGCGGGGTCGTCGACAAGGCGGACGACCCGGCGGAGGCGGCGGGCCCGGCGTACTGGCTGCCGTACTTCGAGGTCACCGACACGGACGCCACGGTCGCCAAGGCACAGTCCCTGGGCGGCACCGTCCGCATGCCCGCCACGGATCTGCCGGACGTCGGCCGCATCGCCAAGCTCACCGACCCGTACGGCGCCCGCTTCGCGGTGATCAAGAGCGCACCGCCACGGACCTGACGGCGGCCGGAGTCGGGGTCGGACTACGCCGATGCGCGCCGCACCAGCGTCGTCGGCAGCACCACACTGGACGGCGCGGCCCCGATCCCCAGCTCGGCGGCATCCCGCTCCAGCCCCCGCAGCAGCAGCCGGGCCATCAACCGGCCCATCTCCTCGATGTCCTGACGGATCGTCGTCAGCGACGGCTCGGTCTGCTCCGCCACCGGAAGCATGTCGTCGAACCCGACCACGGCGACATCGTCCGGCACCCGCCGCCCGGCCTCCCGCAGCACCCGCAGCGCCCCCGCCGCGGAGAGGTCGTTGGCGGCGAACACGGCGTCCAGGTCCGGGCAGCGCGCGAGCAGCTCACGCATCGCCCGCTCCCCGCCGGCCGGTGTGAAGTCGCCCTCGACGATCAGCCGCGGATCGGCGTCGACCATGACGTCCCGGTATCCGTCGAGCCGGTCCACGGCCGAAGTCTGGTCGAGGGCGCCGGTGATGTGGGCGATGCGCGTGCGGCCGAGGCCGGCGAGATGCCGTACGGCGTCGCGGGCGCCACCCCGGTTGTCGCTGTCGACGTAGACCACGCCTCGCCGGTCGCCGCTCCAGTCGGGCCGTCCGCCGAACACCGTGGGCACTCCGGCGCGCTGGATCAGCTCGGGCAGCGGGTCGTCGAGGTGCAGTGAGAAGACGAGCGCCCCGTCGACATGCCCGCCGGCCAGGTAGCGCCCGACGCGGGCGTGGTCGTCGCGCCCCTCCGTGAGCAGCAGCACGAGCTGATTGTCATGGGCCGTCAGCTCCTTGCTGATGCCCCGGAGTTGGAGGGCGAAGAAGGGGTCGGCGAAGACCCGGGTCTCGGGTTCGGCGACGACGACGGCGATGGCGTCGTGCCGCCGGGTCACCAGGCTGCGGGCGGCCTGGTTGGGCACGTACCCGAGTTCCTCCACGGCCTTGCGCACCCGCTCGACCAGCGGCTCCCTGACCCCGTCCCCGCCGTTGACGACGCGCGAGACGGTGGCCCGCGAGACCCCGGCCCGTGCGGCGACGGCCTCCAGGGTGGGGCGCGGGGCGGTAGCGGTCACTGGGCGGCTCCTCGTCGGCGGTTGCCGATCAGGATAGCCCCGGTGAAGGTGGGGGTGAGAGCGCTCTCGGGAGGAGCGGTACGGCTGCGGACCCTGCTGTCAGTGCTCGTGCGGGTCGTACCCGGGAATCGTCCCGTCCGCCTTCTTCACCAGGAACAGCCCCACCATCCCCATGTCGGAGTGGCTCTGGACATGGCAGTGGTACATCCACGCCCCGGCCCCGACCCCCTCCCCCGCGATCACCTGGAAGCCGAACGAGTCCGCCGGGCCCACGATCTTGTTGTCGATGACCTGGCTGGGGTCGTCGGGGCCGGTGAGCATGCCGGTGCGGTTGTCCGCCCAGCGGTGTCCGTGCATATGGAAGGTGTGGTAGTACTCGCCGTGGGTGATCATCACGAACTCGACGCGATCGCCCACCGTGGCCTCGAAGTTCGGGCCGCTGTGCGCGGGCTTGTTGTTGATGAGCATGTCGTTGAAGACGATCGTGTGGGTCGCGTCGGGGAGGACGTCGCCCTTGCGGCGGACGATCACCGGCCCGTACAGCCCCTTGCGGATGCCGCCCGTGCCGTGCTCCGTGCCGACGACATGGTCGTGGTAGTGCCAGTAGCCGGCGCTGCCCGCCCGCCAGGTGCCGTCCTTGCGGCGGCCGGGGGCGTGGGTGCGCCAGGTGTAGGTGCGGGTGCCGCCGGGCGCGACGTCGCTCTTGTTCAGCTTGGTGCCGTCGCTGGTGATCTCGTAGTCGAGGCCGTGGACGTGCAGGCTCACCGGGACGTCCATCGTGTTCTCGAACTCGATGTGCAGGGTGTCGCCTTCGTTCAGCTCGATCAGCGGGCCGGGGATCGACGCCTTGCCCTTCTCGAGGCCGTAGCCCAGTTGTCCGTCGGCGAGCTTCTCGGCGTACAGCTTGAGGTGTCTGACCTCGCCGCCGGCCGGGGCGGTCCTCGCCTGTGTGTCGGCGCCCATGGCCTCGGGTACCGATGTCAGCGACAACGATGTCGCGACCGTCGCGCCACCCAGCAGCACACGCCGGTTGAAGCCGCGTCTGTCGAAGCTGCGTCTGTCCATGCCGAACTCCCCACGGCGGTACGGAAATTACGGGGATGAACCGGTGAGACGGTACCGGCCACTCGCTCGTTTATCCACACTCAGGACAAAGTTCGTCCCATTGCGGTCATAGGTATTGGCGAGTCGTTCAAAGGGGTCTAGCTTCCTTGTCGCTGTTGCTGTGACCGTGGAGGTGCCCATGCGCTTACGAGGGTTGAGCACGAGAAGACAGACCTGGGTGGCCACCGTGACCGCCGGGATCGTCGCGGCCGGACTGATGTCGGCTCCGGCCGCCGACGCGCGCCCTGCTCCGGAACCATCCCTGACAACGATGTCCATCAAGTCGCCCCCGGGCGGCGCGAATGTACGGGTGCTCATCTTCTACGGGTCCGCGGCCGCCGGCGACGAGTCGCCGCTGGTGAACGCCGGTATCGAGGCGATCGAGAAGATCGGCCTGTCGGGCCCGGCCGATCAGCGCTTCAAGACCGAGGCCACGAACGACGCGTCGGTGTTCACCAATGAGACGAAGCTGGGCCGATTCAATTCCATCGTGTTCCTGACCGGTGGCGGCGACGTCCTCGACCCCGAGCAGGAGGCGGGTCTTGAGGCCTACATGGAGGCGGGCGGCGGTTTCGTCGGCATCCATGACGCGGCCCGCGCCGAGCCGTACTCGGACTGGTTCACCGGCCTGGTCGGCGCCCGCCCGGCGGCCGGCGGCCCGACGACCGCGCAACGGGCCGTCGTCGAGGTCGGCGACCGAACGCATCCGGCCACCAAGGAGCTGCCGCTGCAGTGGAAGCGGCCGGACAAGTGGCTGAACTGGGCGAAGAACCCCTCGGGTGACGTCCATACGGTCGCCCGGGTCCGGGAGTCCTCGTATCAGCCGGGTTCGAGCGCCAACGGCTGGGACCACCCGATGAGTTGGTGCCGGGACTACGACGGCGGCCGCTCCTTCTACACCGGCATGGGCGGCACCGTGTCGTCGTACGACGAGACCGACTTCCGTAGCCATCTGCGCGGCGCCCTGCTGTGGACGACCCGGCTGGCACAGGCCGACTGCAAGGCCACCATCACCGGCAACTACCAGGCCGAGCGCCTCACCCAGCCCAACCAGCCCGGCCGGAACGACCAGATCGGCGAGCCGCACGGCCTGGTCACCGCCCCGGACGGGCGGGTGCTCTACATCGGCCGGGGCGGTGCCGACTCCTCCCAGCCGGTGGTCACCGACTGGAACGACCCGGACATCGGCAAGGGCAAGGGCGAGATCCACGTCTACGACCCGAAGACCAAGAAGGTCACCCTGGCGGGGGCGTTGACGGTCTTCGGCAACAAGGGCGGCGGCGACGAGCTGATCAAGGTCGAGGAGGGGCTCCTCGGCATCGAGCTGGACCCGCGCTTCGAGGAGAACGGGTGGGTGTATCTGCACTACACCCCGCACTCGCGGATCAACCGCGACACACGGATGGCCGAGCGGCGCGTCTCCCGCTTCACGCTCGACCTCGCCACCAACAAGCTGGACCTGGGCAGTGAGAAGGTGCTGCTCGACTGGCCGGTGCAGATCCACAGCTGCTGCCACGCGGGCGGCGGGATGACCTGGGACTCGAAGGGCAACCTGTACATCGCGACCGGCGACAACAACTCCAGCCGCTTCAGCGACGGTTACTCGGGCAACAACCCCGAGCCGAACTACAAGGGCGTCTCCTTCGCCGACGCGCGCCGCACCGCCGGCAACACCAACAACCTCAACGGCAAGATCCTGCGCATCCACCCGGAGCCGGACGGGACGTACACGCTCCCGGAGGGCAACCTCTTCACCGGCGAGGAGACCGACGAGGGCGGCGGCAAGACGCGCGGCGAGATCTATGTGATGGGCGTCAGGAACCCGGCGCGCATCTTCGTCGACCGGCGGACCGACATCCTCTACGCGGGCTGGGTCGGCCCGGACGCCCCGGCGCCCTCGACGACCTGGGGTCCGGCCAAGTACGACACCTTCGCCGTCATCACCAAGGCGAGCAACCGGGGCTGGCCGTACTGCATGGGCAACAAGCAGCCCTACCGGGACCGCAATCTGCCGGATCCGAGCAAGCCGCTGGGCTGGTACGACTGCGACCACCCGAAGAACGAGTCGCCGAACAACGACGGCCTGGTCAACCTTCCGCCGGTCACCGGCAACAACATCTGGTACTCGCCCCAGGGCGGCGCCCCGGACTTCCCGCGCGACGCCAACGGCGTGCCGTCGTACCAGCAGGAGGAGGCCACCTACGGGCTGCCGTGGCTCAAGGGCGGCGGCCAGGCCGCGATGAACGGGCCGGTCTACCGGTACGACGCGACGAGCACCAGCGGGACCAAGTGGCCGGCCTACTGGGACGGCAAGTGGTTCGTCGGTGACTTCTACGACGCCGACCAGCCGCGCAACGCGGTGCTCACCGACCCGAAGACGCACGGCGACGGCGGTCTGCCGGTCCACTCGGAGTCGCTGAAGAAGATCGTGCCGGTCGGCAACGACGGCATCAAGAACCTCATGGACTGGAAGTTCGGTCCGGACGGCGCGCTGTACGTGCTCGACTACGGGCGGGGCTTCTTCACCTCGGACGCCAAGTCGGCACTGTGGCGGGTCACTTACACCGGTGGCGGGCCGACCCCGGCCGCCGACCAGCTCGCGAGGGGGGCGCGGTGACACGGCAGCGAAGAATGTGGGCGGCCTTGCTGGCCGCACTGCTCATGGTGCTCGGACTGCAGTCGCTGCCCGCGACCGGACAGCCGCAGCCCCAGCCACAGGCGGCCGCCGAGCAGGTCCTCACCTGGACGGCCGGCGACGACATCACGAAGTACACCTCGGCGCCCGCGACAGCGGTGGCGGGCGCGACGACGATCGTCTTCGAGAACAGCACGGCGACCGGCAACACCACCGGAATGCCGCACACGTTGACCTTCGACACCTCCGACCCCGAGTTCAACAACGACGTCCAGCTCAACATCCTCGCCAACCCGAACGACGACCAGGGCGGCCGCCACACCGCCGAGGTCACGCTCACGCCCGGCCGCTACCGCTACTACTGCACCATCCCCGGCCACGGCCAGATGCAGGGCATCCTGGTGGTGACCGAGGGCAGCGGCGAGGACACCACGGCGCCCGAGGCGTCGGCGCGGGTGAGCGGAACGCAGAACTCACAGGGGCAGTACGTCGGTTCGGCGAGCGTGGCGATCCAGGCCACCGACGAGGAGGGCGGCTCCGGGGTCGACCGCGTCGAGTACGCGGTCGGTGACGCGGGCGCCTGGACGGCGTACACCACCCCGGTCGTCGTCGACCAGGTCGGCGATCACAAGATCCGCTACCGCGCCCTGGACAAGGCGGGGAACGTCTCGGCGGAGAAGAACGTCACGTTCACGGTCGTCCCGCCGCCGACCGACGACACGGCACCGCCTCAGACGTCGGCGACGGTCAGCGGGGAGCAGGACCCGGACGGGGCGTACATCGACATGGCGACCGTCACCGTGTCCGCCTCCGACACCGGTTCCGGCGTCAACACCATCGAGTACGCGATCGGCGACGGTGCCTGGCAGGCGTACACCGCGCCCGTGATGGTGCACGAGGTCGGCAGCCACACGGTGCGCTACCGGGCCACCGACAAGGCGGGCAATGTGGCGGCCGAGAAGAGCGTGCGGTTCACGGTCGTGGCGTCGCCCGAGCCGGACACGACCCCGCCGGTGACCGGTGTGACCGTCGAGGGCACCAAGAACTCCGACGGGGCGTACATCGGCAACGCCAAGGTGACCGTCTCGGCGACCGACGAGCACGGCTCCGGTGTCGAGCGGATCGAGTACTCGATCGACAGCGGTCCGTACCTGGCGTACGACGCGCCGGTGGTCGTCGACCGCGCGGGCACGCACACCCTGGCCTACCGGGCCACCGACAAGGCGGGGAACACCTCCGCGGCCCGCACGGTGACCTTCACGGTCGTCTCGAGTCAGGTCCCGGCGCCCAACTGTGCGGAGTTCGACGAGCGATTGACGGTGATCGTCGGCACGGTCGACTCGGGTGTGCCGAACCGGATCACCAACAGCCGGTGCCGGATCAACGAGTTGATCGAGGACGAGAAGGAGTGGACGTCCCAGGCGCTGTTCCTCAAGCATGTGAAGACGGTCCTGGACAAGCTGCTCAGGGAAGGCGTCGTCGACCAGCGCGAGTACAACGCCATCCGCAAGGCCGCCCGTCAGTCCGGGATCGGCAAGCCCGGGCAGACCGAGGGCTACCGGACGATCCTCGACGGCAGCGCGGAGTCGTTCGCCAGGTGGCAGCAGGTGGGCGGCGGTTCGTTCGCGCCGAACGGCGACGGCTCGATCACCTCGGGCACCACGAAGGCCGGGCTGGGCATGCTCTGGTTCCCCGAGCGGAAGTACGGCGACTTCTCGCTCAAGCTCCAGTGGCGTGACGACGCTCCGGGCACCGGCAACGCCAACTCCGGTGTGTTCGTCCGCTTCCCGTGGGTCCACGACCACCCCGAGGAGTCGCGTCCGGAGTGGGTCGCCATCAAGTACGGGCACGAGGTGCAGGTGCTCGACCGGCCCGACGGCGACATGTACAAGACGGGGTCGGTCTACGGCTTCGACCGGGTGGGGCTCGCCGGTGCCGGCGTCACCCAGAAGGGCACGTGGAACGACTACGAGATCCGGGTGGTCGACCAGCACTACTCGGTCTACCGCAACGGCGTGCTGATCAACGAGTTCGACAACATCGGCGGCCAGGACTTCGTCCCGCCCCGCTCGGACGACCCGGGCACGGACGGGCGGCGGTTCGCCTCCGGCTACATCGGGCTCCAGGTGCACGGCACGACGGATGTGGTCTCGTACCGGGACATCCGGATCAAGGAGCTGTAGGTTCCGGGGGAGGCGCCTTCGCCGGGGGCGTCTCCTTCCCGCCTGTCGTCTTCTTCGCCCGGCTCGGCTGCACCCGCTTCGGCTCGCCCGGCATCTTCGGGTACTCGGGCGGGTACGGCAGATCGCCGAGCCCGTGGTCACGCTCGTCCTTGTTGGCCAGCTCCAGCAGCGCGTCCAGGGGGAAGCGGTGGTCGTCCATGTCCGCGTGCACATCGCCGAGTTCGGCGTAGCGCGCGGGCATGGTCGCGATGTCGAAGTCCTGGGGGCGGGCCGTGCCGACCTCGTCCCAGCGCAGGGGTGCGGAGACGGGGGCGTGCGGGCGGGGCCGTACGGAATAGGCGGAGGCGATGGTCCGGTCCCGGGCGGTCTGGTTGTAGTCGATGAAGATGCGCTCGCCCCGCTCCTCCTTCCACCACTTGATCGTCACGTGGTCCGGCATCCGGCGCTCCATCTCCCGCCCGACGGCGATGGCGGCGCGCCGGACCTGGGTGAAGGTCCAGCGCGGCTCGATCGGCACGAAGACGTGCAGGCCGCGCCCGCCGGAGGTCTTGGGCCAGCCGCGCAGACCGCCGAACTCATCGAGGACGGCGCGCAGTTCGTGGGCGGCGCGGACGGCGTCGGCGAAGTCGGTGCCGGGCTGCGGGTCGAGGTCGATGCGCAGCTCGTCGGGGTGGTCGACGTCGTCGCGGCGGACCGGCCAGGGGTGGAAGGTGAGGGTGCCGTACTGGGCGGCCCACAGGACGGCGGCC
It encodes:
- the ligD gene encoding non-homologous end-joining DNA ligase; its protein translation is MGEAVELEAGGRTVRLSNPGKIFFPERGFTKLDLAQYYAAVGPGILRALRDRPTTLERYPDGLGGEWFFQKRAPKNMPDWIPTAHITFPSGRSADEMCPTEEAAVLWAAQYGTLTFHPWPVRRDDVDHPDELRIDLDPQPGTDFADAVRAAHELRAVLDEFGGLRGWPKTSGGRGLHVFVPIEPRWTFTQVRRAAIAVGREMERRMPDHVTIKWWKEERGERIFIDYNQTARDRTIASAYSVRPRPHAPVSAPLRWDEVGTARPQDFDIATMPARYAELGDVHADMDDHRFPLDALLELANKDERDHGLGDLPYPPEYPKMPGEPKRVQPSRAKKTTGGKETPPAKAPPPEPTAP
- a CDS encoding OmpL47-type beta-barrel domain-containing protein — translated: MWAALLAALLMVLGLQSLPATGQPQPQPQAAAEQVLTWTAGDDITKYTSAPATAVAGATTIVFENSTATGNTTGMPHTLTFDTSDPEFNNDVQLNILANPNDDQGGRHTAEVTLTPGRYRYYCTIPGHGQMQGILVVTEGSGEDTTAPEASARVSGTQNSQGQYVGSASVAIQATDEEGGSGVDRVEYAVGDAGAWTAYTTPVVVDQVGDHKIRYRALDKAGNVSAEKNVTFTVVPPPTDDTAPPQTSATVSGEQDPDGAYIDMATVTVSASDTGSGVNTIEYAIGDGAWQAYTAPVMVHEVGSHTVRYRATDKAGNVAAEKSVRFTVVASPEPDTTPPVTGVTVEGTKNSDGAYIGNAKVTVSATDEHGSGVERIEYSIDSGPYLAYDAPVVVDRAGTHTLAYRATDKAGNTSAARTVTFTVVSSQVPAPNCAEFDERLTVIVGTVDSGVPNRITNSRCRINELIEDEKEWTSQALFLKHVKTVLDKLLREGVVDQREYNAIRKAARQSGIGKPGQTEGYRTILDGSAESFARWQQVGGGSFAPNGDGSITSGTTKAGLGMLWFPERKYGDFSLKLQWRDDAPGTGNANSGVFVRFPWVHDHPEESRPEWVAIKYGHEVQVLDRPDGDMYKTGSVYGFDRVGLAGAGVTQKGTWNDYEIRVVDQHYSVYRNGVLINEFDNIGGQDFVPPRSDDPGTDGRRFASGYIGLQVHGTTDVVSYRDIRIKEL
- a CDS encoding LacI family DNA-binding transcriptional regulator, with translation MTATAPRPTLEAVAARAGVSRATVSRVVNGGDGVREPLVERVRKAVEELGYVPNQAARSLVTRRHDAIAVVVAEPETRVFADPFFALQLRGISKELTAHDNQLVLLLTEGRDDHARVGRYLAGGHVDGALVFSLHLDDPLPELIQRAGVPTVFGGRPDWSGDRRGVVYVDSDNRGGARDAVRHLAGLGRTRIAHITGALDQTSAVDRLDGYRDVMVDADPRLIVEGDFTPAGGERAMRELLARCPDLDAVFAANDLSAAGALRVLREAGRRVPDDVAVVGFDDMLPVAEQTEPSLTTIRQDIEEMGRLMARLLLRGLERDAAELGIGAAPSSVVLPTTLVRRASA
- a CDS encoding VOC family protein, with product MLTTRYVTGAPNWIDLGTPDIEGAGSFYGGLFGWRFQPGPPETGGYGLFQLDGKTVAGGMRTTEEQGPPSWTVYFQSPDVDATAKAAEQAHGSVMVQPMDVLDLGRMAILADKAGVTFGLWQPGITKGLDLVQEPGSLCWLELYTPDVPAAAGFYNATLGMETFALDFYGGTYTTFSPGGQGEDAMFGGVVDKADDPAEAAGPAYWLPYFEVTDTDATVAKAQSLGGTVRMPATDLPDVGRIAKLTDPYGARFAVIKSAPPRT
- a CDS encoding ThuA domain-containing protein, which translates into the protein MRLRGLSTRRQTWVATVTAGIVAAGLMSAPAADARPAPEPSLTTMSIKSPPGGANVRVLIFYGSAAAGDESPLVNAGIEAIEKIGLSGPADQRFKTEATNDASVFTNETKLGRFNSIVFLTGGGDVLDPEQEAGLEAYMEAGGGFVGIHDAARAEPYSDWFTGLVGARPAAGGPTTAQRAVVEVGDRTHPATKELPLQWKRPDKWLNWAKNPSGDVHTVARVRESSYQPGSSANGWDHPMSWCRDYDGGRSFYTGMGGTVSSYDETDFRSHLRGALLWTTRLAQADCKATITGNYQAERLTQPNQPGRNDQIGEPHGLVTAPDGRVLYIGRGGADSSQPVVTDWNDPDIGKGKGEIHVYDPKTKKVTLAGALTVFGNKGGGDELIKVEEGLLGIELDPRFEENGWVYLHYTPHSRINRDTRMAERRVSRFTLDLATNKLDLGSEKVLLDWPVQIHSCCHAGGGMTWDSKGNLYIATGDNNSSRFSDGYSGNNPEPNYKGVSFADARRTAGNTNNLNGKILRIHPEPDGTYTLPEGNLFTGEETDEGGGKTRGEIYVMGVRNPARIFVDRRTDILYAGWVGPDAPAPSTTWGPAKYDTFAVITKASNRGWPYCMGNKQPYRDRNLPDPSKPLGWYDCDHPKNESPNNDGLVNLPPVTGNNIWYSPQGGAPDFPRDANGVPSYQQEEATYGLPWLKGGGQAAMNGPVYRYDATSTSGTKWPAYWDGKWFVGDFYDADQPRNAVLTDPKTHGDGGLPVHSESLKKIVPVGNDGIKNLMDWKFGPDGALYVLDYGRGFFTSDAKSALWRVTYTGGGPTPAADQLARGAR
- a CDS encoding multicopper oxidase domain-containing protein, producing the protein MDRRSFDRRGFNRRVLLGGATVATSLSLTSVPEAMGADTQARTAPAGGEVRHLKLYAEKLADGQLGYGLEKGKASIPGPLIELNEGDTLHIEFENTMDVPVSLHVHGLDYEITSDGTKLNKSDVAPGGTRTYTWRTHAPGRRKDGTWRAGSAGYWHYHDHVVGTEHGTGGIRKGLYGPVIVRRKGDVLPDATHTIVFNDMLINNKPAHSGPNFEATVGDRVEFVMITHGEYYHTFHMHGHRWADNRTGMLTGPDDPSQVIDNKIVGPADSFGFQVIAGEGVGAGAWMYHCHVQSHSDMGMVGLFLVKKADGTIPGYDPHEH